The genomic window TGGCGATACAGCGCTAATCTTTCCTCGGCCCAGAAAGACATTCGGATCAGAAGAAGATAGATCCAAGAAGGTTCCTTTCCTTCTTCCAATGCTCTGGACATGAGATAGGTTTCCATAGCGACTTCTATCCGATTCATTACATTGCGAAATGCTTCTAGAAGTGTTTTCTCAAAGAATAAGATAACAGGAAAACCTATCCCTCCCATCACTACTAGACTTTCTACAACGAGTAAGGCCAAAGGATCCTTGGATAAGAAGGAAAGATCGTCCACTATCGAGAAGCCTGCGTTATTGAATGCGGAGACTGCGGTGAACAAGCTCAAAAAAAGTCGATTCGGATCCCCTGGCAATCCGCTCAAGTCGTCCGGCATGCTGATATAAAGAAGACAGGCACCCAATAATTCGATAGAGAGAGAAATATTCAGAATGGAAAGTAGGATGCGCCGAACATAAGGAGCCTTTTTGGTCTGACCGTCATCGGATTCATGGGAGTCGATCGCCTCAAAGAAGAAGGCTGCGATCCTAGTACTTCTGGAAAGACCTCGAACAACGAGTATTCCCACCAAAACCGCAAAGGTAATAATTCCCAAGCCCCCGATCTGGAAGAGAAAGAGCATGATCACTTGAGAAGAGAATGCCAATTCACTGATCGGAACGGTAGTTAGGCCGGTCACACAGATCGCGGAAGCAGCCAGATAAAAAGAATCCGCGTAAGCGATCCTGCCTGCTTCTGAAGCATAGATCATAAAGGACCCAATAACGATGGCTCCTGCAAATCCCAGACAAAGGATCCGGGCCACGGAAAGCAGTAAAAAGGAGCGAGCGATCCTATTAACGTTGCGTTTTAGAAATTTGAATTGGCCCATGAGAAAGGGAGCACCCTTTCCAGGAACTATTTTGGCCCGGGCATACGGGGGCAATGACTTTATGGGCTTATGGTCAGAGGCAAAGATTAGATTCTAGATTACATTTCCGAATCAGGATCCTATAGCGTCTACGAGCAGGAAACGATCTTTACAAGCGCGGTTCTTTCAGAAATCTGGTAAGAATTAGGGTTCTTTTACCTAAGGAACCCAGTCAGATTAGTATCTACTAAGGATCTTATTCTTCTTTTCAGAAGGCAGAAGAGGATCTTTAGCATAGGCTTTTAAAGAGGACTCCAATGAGCACTGCAGTTGCGGACTTTAAACCAACCGAGAAACTCCTAAAGACTAGGAACATCGGTATTTCCGCCCATATCGACTCAGGAAAAACAACCCTGACCGAGAGGATTCTATTTTATACGAACCGTATTCACGCCATCCACGAAGTTCGTGGTAAAGACGGAGTCGGAGCGAAAATGGACAGTATGGAGTTGGAGAGAGAAAGAGGGATTACTATCCAATCCGCTGCTACTTACTGCCAGTGGAAGGGCCATACTATCAATATTATCGATACTCCGGGTCACGTTGACTTTACCGTAGAGGTTGAGCGCTCTTTGAGAGTTCTCGACTCCGCGATTCTCGTGCTTTGTGGGGTTTCCGGTGTGCAATCTCAGTCCATTACAGTGGACAGACAGATGCGCCGCTATAACGTTCCTCGCGTTGCTTTTATCAATAAACTGGACCGTACCGGTGCAAACCCTTTCCGCGTGATCGAGCAATTGCGTGAGAAATTGAAGCATAACGCGGTTCCTGTCCAAATCCCGATCGGTCTCGAAGGAGATCTAGTTGGGATCGTAGACTTGGTCATCATGAAAGCCGTTTATTTCGAAGGAAAAGACGGAATGGAGATCGTTGAGAAGGAAATTCCTGCAGAATTACAAGAACTCGCTCAGAAAAAACGCGAGGAACTCTTGGACGCTGCTTCTATGTTCTCGGACGAATTGACCGAGGCAATGTTAGAAGGAGAGCCTACTGTTGAGCAGATCAAGACTGCGATCCGTAACGGAGCGATCTCTCTCAAACTGACCCCAGTATTCATGGGTTCTGCTTTCAAGAACAAGGGAGTTCAAAAACTTCTGGATGGAGTTTTGGATTACCTGGCTTCTCCTGTGGACGTTGTAAACTCCGCTCTGGACATCAAAAACGAGTCCGAGAAAGTCGTATTACCTTCTGACAAGGACAAACCTCTCGTTTGCCTCGCATTCAAACTCGAGGACGGACGTTACGGCCAGTTGACCTATGTGCGTGTATACCAAGGACGTATCCAAAAGGGTATGACCATCTACAACATGTCTACCAACAAGAAACATAACGTTGGTCGTCTATGTCGTATGCACTCCGACGAAATGGAAGATATCGAATTCGCAGAAGCGGGAGATATCATTGCATTATTCGGTATCGATTGTGCTTCCGGGGATACTTTTACCGACGGAAAAATGAACGTTTCCATGGAATCCATGTTCGTTCCTGCTCCGGTAATCTCTCTTACAATCGAGGCCAAAGAATCCAAGCACCTGAACAACTTGGCAAAAGCCCTCAACCGCTTTACCAAGGAAGACCCTACGTTCCAAACTCACGTAGACCAAGAGTCAGGCCAAACCATCATCAAAGGGATGGGAGAGCTTCACTTAGAAGTTTATATCGAAAGGATGAAACGAGAGTACGGAGTAGAGCTGATCACTGGAGCTCCTCAGGTTGCGTATCGTGAGACCATCACTTCTCGCGCCGACTTTGACTATACCCACAAGAAACAAACGGGTGGTCAGGGACAGTTCGGTCGTGTGGCTGGATTTATCGAGCCGATCCCATTGGAAGAAGATAAGAATTACGAATTCGTAAACAGTGTCGTGGGAGGAGCAATCCCTCGCGAATTTATCTCCTCCGTTGATAAGGGATTCAGAAGCTGCTTAGATCGCGGAAGTATGATCGGATTCCCTATCATCGGGGTAAAACTGACCATCAACGACGGATCTTACCACGATGTGGACTCTTCCGATATGGCATTCCAGATCGCAGGACGCTATGCATTCCGCCAAGGATTCAGCAAAGCAAATCCTCAGATCCTGGAACCGATCATGAGAGTAGAAGTGGACGGACCTGCGGAATTCCAAGGTCCAATCCTAGCTTCCTTGAACCAAAGACGGGGGATGATCCTGAACACCACCGAGCAAGACGGATATTGCAAAGTGGAAGCGGAAGTACCTCTTTCCGATATGTTCGGATACTCTACCGTGATCCGTTCCTCTACCCAAGGAAAGGCCGAATTCTCCATGGAATTCTCTCGTTACGCTCCTGTTCCAAGAAACGTAGCGGAAGAATTGCAAAAGAAATACAAGCCGAACTCCAAAGACGAAGATTGATCCGGATCGGATCCTTCTTTTTGGAAAAAAGGGAGCCAACTCGGCTCCCTTTTCTTTTTTGAACGGGCCCAAAATTGCCGATAAATACTGCATGCGGGAGAAATATCCAAACCGATCCGTTTGCTTAGGGGTCCTTTTCGTAATCTTCTTCCCGCTTAGCCGATTCGCAGGAACTCCTACAAAGACCCATACCGTCCAGCCCAAGGAAACCGCCTTCTCCATCAGTCGAAAGTACGGCATGGATTGGAGGATCCTAATGGAATGGAATGGGAAGAAGGAGACGGAAGGATTGAAAGTCGGAGAAAGGCTCCACATTCCCCCGGATCCGAACCCTAAAAATCAGGAAGAGACGAATTCTTCCTCACATTCTTCCGTCTCTTATGAAAAAGGAAAGTTCCGTTCTCCTTTGAAGAAGCTTCCCCCTGTGGCATTACCTTATTCGAATCTCTCCTATTATCCGAACCGAGGAGTCTTATTCAAGGCGAGCCGCTTTAAAGAAGTGCATCCTGCTTCTTCCGGCAAAGTAGTTGTACTGGACCAAATGGACGGTTATAGGAAATATATTATTTTAGAGCATAAGGGCGGATATTCCAGCGTATATGCAAACCTTCGATCCGTTTCCGTGAAAGAAGGAGAGACTGTGAAGCCCGGCGAGACCATTGGCGAGTTGGAAGAAGGAAAAGGCCTGTATTTTCAACTCAATCAGGGGACTAAGGCGATCGATCCTATTCCTCTTTTAAGAAATTAACATAAAGTATTGATATATTAGGTTTTTTGCAAGGAATGGAATGGGAAATCGTAAATTCTAGAGCGGTAACTCCGAATGGAGTACTAGAGAACGCGACGATCCGTATCAAGGATGGTCGGATCGTATCCGTATCTTCCGGAACCCCTAAGGAATCCCTTTCTATCCGATTGAATCTGGGCGGATTATTCGTGTACCCGGGATTGATCAACGCTCACGACCATCTTCTTGGGACCTATCTTCCAAAAGTAGGGACGAATCGTCCTTATTTGAACTGGCTTCCTTGGGACAACGATCTCAAATCTTCCGTCGTGTATGCGGAAAGACAGCAATTGGAGCCGGAGCAGCTCTATCTATTGGGTTCCTACAAGAACCTGATCAGCGGAGTGACTTCCGTATTGGATCATATTCCCCATTTCGTCCAAACTCCTTTCTTGGAAAGATCTCCGGTCCGAATTCTGGATCATTTTACTCTGGCGCATAGCATCTGCTCTTATTCCTTAAACTGGGGAGACGGACCCGAAATAGAATACGCAAGGGCCAAGGAAGGAAACCTTCCCTTTATCACTCATATCAGCGAAGGATTCGACGAGGAATCCAGGAATGCGGTCCGATATCTGAAATCCATAGGTTGTCTCGGCGACAATACTGTACTCGTTCATGGGATCGCATTCGATTCAGAAGATATCCAGAGCCTAGCACAAGCGAAGGCTCACTTGGTTTGGTGTCCGGAATCCAATCTGTTCATGTTCGGCAAGACCACTTCCATCCAAGAAGTTTTAGAAGCGGGAGTCAACGTGAGTCTTGGAACGGATTCCCCCATGTCCGGATCCTTGAACATTTTGGATGAGATCCATTCCGCCCGAAATTTCTTTCAAAAGGAATACGGAAAGGAATTAGACCCGAAACTAGTTTTCAAAATGGTCACCGAGAATCCGGCCAAAGCTTTACGGATTTCGAATGACTTAGGCAGACTGGAAGCAGGCAAGATCGCGGATCTACTCGTGCTTTCTTCCGAAAAAGAAGACGCATACCAAGCACTTTGCTCGGCGGATCTTTCTTCCGTACGATTGGTAGTGCGAGATGGGAAGCCTTCTTATGGCGACCATTCTTTGAAAGAATTTTTCGACGAAACCGGCGTTGCTGGACGTGAAATTAAGATCGCGGGAACCGATAAATACCTTGCAGGAGACCCCCTAGGGTTGCTAGAATCGGTCACCCGGGCCCTTGGTTACAAAAAGGATTTGGCATTTTTTCCTGTCGGGTGAGATTAAGAGAAGAAGGTAACGGTCTTGGCTGGGCCCATAATCCGAACTTATAAAGGCGGCTCTATTATTTACTTCGAGAAAGATCGATCGGAGGATATCTATGTCCTTCGCCAAGGTCGAGTCGTACTCACATACACTGCCATAGACACAGGCTACGAAGTAAAAGAAGATGTGAGACTCGGAGAATTCTTCGGAGTAAAATCCGCACTCGGAAAATATCCTAGGGAAGAGACCGCTCAAGTAGTTGGCGGGGCCACCGTTCTAGTTTTCAAATTAAACGACTTTGAAGTGTTCGTTTCCGAAAAAACCCATCTCATCCTAAAGATGATGAAGGTTTTCTCCAGCCAGCTTCGCCAGGTTCACAAGAAATTGAGAGAGATTCTCGGCCAAGCAGAGGCCAGAAATCCAGCGTTCGAGTTAATGAACGTCGCAGAAGTATTCTACAAGAATAATAACTTCGAACACGCGGCATACGCATTCGGCAAATACTTGGACCATTATCCGACCGGACCGTATGCAGGACGGGCCACCGAGCTTCAGGATCTGGCGAGAAAAGGAACTCCGTACCCGATCAATATGCCTCCTTTGGTCTACGAGGCCGCTTCTACGAGTAGAATGACCCAAGAGAATCTGCAGAATATCATGAAGCCCGCTGCAGAGAAAACGAATATGGGAGCGGGAACGGACAATACCATCACCTCTCTCTATAATAGAGCTCATACCTTCCTAAATGTGGGCAAATTCGAAGAAGCGGCGGCCATCTTCAAAGACCTAATGGTTCGCAGTGATTTCAAATACGATAGTGAGAAGAAGTTGGTAGATAATGCTCTCTTCCAGATGGGAGTCTGCTTCTTAAAACTGAACAATTTGGAAACAGCAAGCAATACCTTCTCCGCTTATATCAAAAAGCATCCTTCGGGCGAATCCGTAAAAGAGTCCTTATTCCATCTGGCAGAGATCGCCGAACAACAAGGAGATCGCCAAAGGGCCGGGATGCTATTCGGCAAGGTAGCATTGCTTCCTCCGGAAAGAGACAGCCTATCTCAGAAAGCAAGGCAGAAAGCCAAGGAGCTGAGCGCTTAATGGATTTAATGCTCGAGTCCATGTTCTCCAAGTTCGGTAAAACCTACGAACCGAACCAGATCATCTTTTGCGAGAACGAGCCAGGAAACGATTTCTTTCTCATCCAGGCGGGAAAGGTGAAGATCACCAAAACAGTGGGAAATTCCATCAAAACCCTGGATATCCTGGAGCAAGGGGATATCTTCGGAGAGATGGCGATCCTAGAAGAACAGCCCCGAAGCGCTACCGCGATCGCCATTTCCGAAGTAAAGGTGCTCAATTTCAACCGGGCTAACTTCGAACTATTACTTACTAAGAACCCTACTCTGGCTCTTAAGATCCTGACCATCTTCTCCGTGCGGATTTACGATGCGAAACGAAGATTGCTTATCCTTCTTCTAGACGATATCATAGGCAAGGTTGCCGACGTGTTCCTTATGCTTTATGAGAAAATGCATACGCATACCGAATTCAAGGAAGTGGTGCTGAACGTTACCGTCGAGGATGTGGCGGATTGGTGTGCCCAGCCGGTGGGAGAGGTCCAGAAGGTCGTAAACCAATTTGCGAAAAGCGGTAAAATCGAGATCTACTCGGATAAAATCGTTATTCACAATATCAACGACTTCCAGAGAATAGTCTCCCAGAAGCGCAAGCCTGCTTAACAGGGACGCGTCTCTTAAACTGACAAGGTCCCGTAGCTCAGGTGGACAGAGCAGAAGTTTCCTAAACTTTTGGTCGGAGGTTCGAATCCTCTCGGGGCCACCAAGGTTCAGATGGCCGATTCCCAAGACAACGTTCTCAATCTACTCAAGAAGTCCGAAGAATTCTTAAAGAAGAAGAATATACCCTCAGCTCGCCTGGATGCAGAGATCCTTCTCGCAGATTTGCTTAAGATCCAGAGGGTCAAACTCTATATAGATTTCGAAAGACCTCTTTCCGTTTCGGAAAAAGACGAGTATAGAGAAAGGATCGTGCAAAGATCCAAGTTCCGGCCCACAGCATATATCATCGGAAAGAAAGCCTTCTTCGATTCCGAATTCCAAGTAAACGAATCAGTACTGATCCCAAGACCGGAAACGGAAGAATTAGTAGCCTGGATCTTAGAAGAATATTCCCAGAAAGACTCCTCTTTGAACGCATTGGATCTTTGCTCCGGAAGCGGCTGCATAGGGATCAGCCTCGCCAAGGCTCGCCGCAACTGGCAGGTTTCCTTTTCGGATCTTTCTACAGAAGCGATAGAGATGAACCGAAAGAATATTCAGGAAATCTTAAATTCAGAGGATCGTTTTCAATTATACCAGGGAGATCTCTTCTCTTCCCTTCCGGGGGAAAATCAATTCGATCTCATCGTTTCCAATCCCCCGTACATTCCTGAATCGGAAAAACCTTCTATCATGCCTGATGTGGCCGAATACGAACCTCATCTAGCTCTCTTTGTTCAGGATTTCGAGAATTTTCATAAGAGAATTCTAATAGAAGCTCTGCCTTTCTTGAAACCAAATGGGGTCCTCTATTTGGAAACCCATCCTAAATATGCGGGTTGGCTCAAGGAAACTGCTCTCTCTCTTGGTTATTCCGAAGCGATCTCCAAGAGAGATCTCTCCGGAAGGGACAGTTTCGTTAGATTGAAGCGGGCATAATCCTCAAAAGGATTTTCCCCTTTCAAGATCCCAATCCAGCAATATCGAACAAAATCTTCCTTTAGCCTCTAAACGAAAAAAGGGGCCGGCAATGCCGACCCCGAGCTAAGTTTCGACTCGTATGGGGAAGAATTAAATCGCTGAGCTTCCTCTTTCTCCGGTACGGATACGGATCACGTCTTCGAGAGGAAGGATAAGGATCTTTCCGTCTCCGATCTTTCCATCGCCGGTCTTGGCAGCTTTCAGAATAGCGTCAACGGTGGGCTTAACGAACTCGTCGTTTACCGCGATCTCTAATCTTACCTTTCTTAAAAGGTTCACTTGGTATTCATGTCCGCGGAATACTTCCGTTTTCCCTTTCTGCTGCCCGTAGCCTTGCACGTCGCTTACGGTAAGTCTGTAGATTTCATTCTTAGTAAGCTCGGCTTTTACCTCTTCCAGTTTATGTGGCTGGATAATTGCTACGATTAATTTCATATGCTCTCCTTTACTTAATGTATAAATTCAACAAAAGGTTACAGAATATAACCTTTCTCTCCGTGGATCTCGGAATCGAGACCTGCGATCTCTTTCTCTTCGGAAATCCTGAACCCGATTGTCTTCTCGATAATGAAAACAAGGGCCAAGGATACGATGAAGGAATATGCACCTGTAGCAACTACACTGATTAGCTGGACTACGATCTGGTCTCCGCGAGTAGCAACCCCGGCTCCCAAAGTCACAGTGAATACACCCGTAAGGATGGCGCCTATCGCACCGCCCACACCGTGAATACCGAATGCATCCAGAGAGTCGTCATATCCGAGTTTACCTTTCAAAAGAATTGCAAGGTAGCAGATCGGAGAAACGATCAGACCCATCAGGATCGCGCCTTTTGCGTCCACGAATCCGGCTGCCGGAGTGATCACGACCAATCCTGCAACGATACCGGAAGCAGCACCCAATGCGGTAGCTTTCTTAGTATGGAAGTATTCGATCAAAAGCCAAGCCACTCCTGCCGCTGCTGGAGCGATCAAAGTCACTGCGAAAGCTCTTGCTGCGAGTCCGTTAGTCGCCAGACCGGATCCAGCGTTGAACCCGAACCATCCGAACCAAAGGAACCCGGCACCGATCAAGGTGTAGGTCAGGTTGTTTGGAGCGATCAGAGCCGGTCCATCACCTTTACGTTTTCCTAATACGATCGCTGCTGCGAGTCCTGCAATACCGGAGATCAAGTGTACAACTGTTCCTCCCGCAAAGTCAAGAGCGCTTTTTTGGAATAACCAACCGTCGGAGTCCCAAACCCAGTGTGCGACTGGATCGTAAACCAGAGTAGACCATGCAAGGATGAATACGACGTAACCGGAGAGTTTCACTCTCTCAGCGATCGCACCCGAGATCAGGGCTGGGGTAATTAGAGCGAACATTCCTTGGAATAGGAAGTGAATGAATTTAGGGATAGTTCCTTCCAAGGTATCGATATCGATTCCGTTCAGGAAAAGAAGTCCGAAGTCGCCATAGAAAGGGTTACTTCCGTCGAATGCAAAGCTGTATCCGAAAATGGTCCACTGAAGAGTGAGAACCAAGATTGCGATGAAGCTATGCATCATGGTAGAGAGAACGTTCTTAGATCTTACAATCCCGCCGTAGAACAGCGCAAGACCGGGGATCATGAAGAACACGAGTGTGGAAGCGACGATCATCCAAGCCGTGTCCCCTTTGTCCAAAGTCGGAGCAGGAGCAGGCGGAGGTGTGGTTGCGTCCTGACCCCAAAGAAGTGCAGGGACCACTAAGATCAGAAGCGCGATTAGTTTATGGGCCAATTTCATTTTCTCAAATCTCATCTCGAAATATGTTTTAACCCTTTACTGCAAGAAGAGTACCTGAGCCCAAAAAAGGTTTAAAAAATATTTAAAAAATCGAATGGCCTATGCCAAAGGCGGCAAACCGACTTTCCCCCAAGGGTACTTGGCCCTTTTTAGATAGGAAATTAAGACTG from Leptospira langatensis includes these protein-coding regions:
- a CDS encoding ammonium transporter, which produces MKLAHKLIALLILVVPALLWGQDATTPPPAPAPTLDKGDTAWMIVASTLVFFMIPGLALFYGGIVRSKNVLSTMMHSFIAILVLTLQWTIFGYSFAFDGSNPFYGDFGLLFLNGIDIDTLEGTIPKFIHFLFQGMFALITPALISGAIAERVKLSGYVVFILAWSTLVYDPVAHWVWDSDGWLFQKSALDFAGGTVVHLISGIAGLAAAIVLGKRKGDGPALIAPNNLTYTLIGAGFLWFGWFGFNAGSGLATNGLAARAFAVTLIAPAAAGVAWLLIEYFHTKKATALGAASGIVAGLVVITPAAGFVDAKGAILMGLIVSPICYLAILLKGKLGYDDSLDAFGIHGVGGAIGAILTGVFTVTLGAGVATRGDQIVVQLISVVATGAYSFIVSLALVFIIEKTIGFRISEEKEIAGLDSEIHGEKGYIL
- a CDS encoding TrkH family potassium uptake protein, which codes for MGQFKFLKRNVNRIARSFLLLSVARILCLGFAGAIVIGSFMIYASEAGRIAYADSFYLAASAICVTGLTTVPISELAFSSQVIMLFLFQIGGLGIITFAVLVGILVVRGLSRSTRIAAFFFEAIDSHESDDGQTKKAPYVRRILLSILNISLSIELLGACLLYISMPDDLSGLPGDPNRLFLSLFTAVSAFNNAGFSIVDDLSFLSKDPLALLVVESLVVMGGIGFPVILFFEKTLLEAFRNVMNRIEVAMETYLMSRALEEGKEPSWIYLLLIRMSFWAEERLALYRQALKGESSRIQMKLLLYGSLILVHVGGIGILITEWDNPETIGKFSFIDKLFNSFFLSVSSRTAGFNTFDLSEIRSPTYVLLCSLMFVGGGPQGAAGGIKITTFVILLMYLRNVINPQARVSIMGEEVSKNSVAISTRIYFLATISIVFFMLVITLANGHRHGIEDIFFEVMSAFGTVGLSKGLTPYITGIEKFLYPCIMYVGRVGVFTLLIAFTGHSGLGSLGAQDDGVKIQVG
- a CDS encoding amidohydrolase family protein gives rise to the protein MEWEIVNSRAVTPNGVLENATIRIKDGRIVSVSSGTPKESLSIRLNLGGLFVYPGLINAHDHLLGTYLPKVGTNRPYLNWLPWDNDLKSSVVYAERQQLEPEQLYLLGSYKNLISGVTSVLDHIPHFVQTPFLERSPVRILDHFTLAHSICSYSLNWGDGPEIEYARAKEGNLPFITHISEGFDEESRNAVRYLKSIGCLGDNTVLVHGIAFDSEDIQSLAQAKAHLVWCPESNLFMFGKTTSIQEVLEAGVNVSLGTDSPMSGSLNILDEIHSARNFFQKEYGKELDPKLVFKMVTENPAKALRISNDLGRLEAGKIADLLVLSSEKEDAYQALCSADLSSVRLVVRDGKPSYGDHSLKEFFDETGVAGREIKIAGTDKYLAGDPLGLLESVTRALGYKKDLAFFPVG
- the prmC gene encoding peptide chain release factor N(5)-glutamine methyltransferase, whose protein sequence is MADSQDNVLNLLKKSEEFLKKKNIPSARLDAEILLADLLKIQRVKLYIDFERPLSVSEKDEYRERIVQRSKFRPTAYIIGKKAFFDSEFQVNESVLIPRPETEELVAWILEEYSQKDSSLNALDLCSGSGCIGISLAKARRNWQVSFSDLSTEAIEMNRKNIQEILNSEDRFQLYQGDLFSSLPGENQFDLIVSNPPYIPESEKPSIMPDVAEYEPHLALFVQDFENFHKRILIEALPFLKPNGVLYLETHPKYAGWLKETALSLGYSEAISKRDLSGRDSFVRLKRA
- the fusA gene encoding elongation factor G, translated to MSTAVADFKPTEKLLKTRNIGISAHIDSGKTTLTERILFYTNRIHAIHEVRGKDGVGAKMDSMELERERGITIQSAATYCQWKGHTINIIDTPGHVDFTVEVERSLRVLDSAILVLCGVSGVQSQSITVDRQMRRYNVPRVAFINKLDRTGANPFRVIEQLREKLKHNAVPVQIPIGLEGDLVGIVDLVIMKAVYFEGKDGMEIVEKEIPAELQELAQKKREELLDAASMFSDELTEAMLEGEPTVEQIKTAIRNGAISLKLTPVFMGSAFKNKGVQKLLDGVLDYLASPVDVVNSALDIKNESEKVVLPSDKDKPLVCLAFKLEDGRYGQLTYVRVYQGRIQKGMTIYNMSTNKKHNVGRLCRMHSDEMEDIEFAEAGDIIALFGIDCASGDTFTDGKMNVSMESMFVPAPVISLTIEAKESKHLNNLAKALNRFTKEDPTFQTHVDQESGQTIIKGMGELHLEVYIERMKREYGVELITGAPQVAYRETITSRADFDYTHKKQTGGQGQFGRVAGFIEPIPLEEDKNYEFVNSVVGGAIPREFISSVDKGFRSCLDRGSMIGFPIIGVKLTINDGSYHDVDSSDMAFQIAGRYAFRQGFSKANPQILEPIMRVEVDGPAEFQGPILASLNQRRGMILNTTEQDGYCKVEAEVPLSDMFGYSTVIRSSTQGKAEFSMEFSRYAPVPRNVAEELQKKYKPNSKDED
- a CDS encoding Crp/Fnr family transcriptional regulator, which produces MDLMLESMFSKFGKTYEPNQIIFCENEPGNDFFLIQAGKVKITKTVGNSIKTLDILEQGDIFGEMAILEEQPRSATAIAISEVKVLNFNRANFELLLTKNPTLALKILTIFSVRIYDAKRRLLILLLDDIIGKVADVFLMLYEKMHTHTEFKEVVLNVTVEDVADWCAQPVGEVQKVVNQFAKSGKIEIYSDKIVIHNINDFQRIVSQKRKPA
- a CDS encoding P-II family nitrogen regulator, with protein sequence MKLIVAIIQPHKLEEVKAELTKNEIYRLTVSDVQGYGQQKGKTEVFRGHEYQVNLLRKVRLEIAVNDEFVKPTVDAILKAAKTGDGKIGDGKILILPLEDVIRIRTGERGSSAI
- a CDS encoding LIC_10271 family cell wall hydrolase; protein product: MREKYPNRSVCLGVLFVIFFPLSRFAGTPTKTHTVQPKETAFSISRKYGMDWRILMEWNGKKETEGLKVGERLHIPPDPNPKNQEETNSSSHSSVSYEKGKFRSPLKKLPPVALPYSNLSYYPNRGVLFKASRFKEVHPASSGKVVVLDQMDGYRKYIILEHKGGYSSVYANLRSVSVKEGETVKPGETIGELEEGKGLYFQLNQGTKAIDPIPLLRN
- a CDS encoding tetratricopeptide repeat protein; translated protein: MAGPIIRTYKGGSIIYFEKDRSEDIYVLRQGRVVLTYTAIDTGYEVKEDVRLGEFFGVKSALGKYPREETAQVVGGATVLVFKLNDFEVFVSEKTHLILKMMKVFSSQLRQVHKKLREILGQAEARNPAFELMNVAEVFYKNNNFEHAAYAFGKYLDHYPTGPYAGRATELQDLARKGTPYPINMPPLVYEAASTSRMTQENLQNIMKPAAEKTNMGAGTDNTITSLYNRAHTFLNVGKFEEAAAIFKDLMVRSDFKYDSEKKLVDNALFQMGVCFLKLNNLETASNTFSAYIKKHPSGESVKESLFHLAEIAEQQGDRQRAGMLFGKVALLPPERDSLSQKARQKAKELSA